From Streptomyces sp. NBC_00370, a single genomic window includes:
- the rpmI gene encoding 50S ribosomal protein L35 → MPKNKTHSGAKKRFRVTGSGKILRQRAGRRHYLEHKPSTLTRRLAGTVELAPGDAAKAKKLLGI, encoded by the coding sequence ATGCCGAAGAACAAGACCCACAGCGGTGCAAAGAAGCGTTTCCGCGTCACCGGCTCCGGCAAGATCCTGCGCCAGCGCGCCGGCCGCCGCCACTACCTGGAGCACAAGCCCTCGACCCTGACGCGCCGCCTCGCCGGCACCGTCGAGCTCGCCCCGGGAGACGCCGCCAAGGCGAAGAAGCTTCTCGGCATCTAG
- the infC gene encoding translation initiation factor IF-3 has protein sequence MWCYRGGSISAEPRINDRIRVPEVRLVGPSGEQVGIVPLAKALELAQEYDLDLVEVAATARPPVCKLMDYGKFKYESAMKAREARKNQAHTVIKEMKLRPKIDPHDYDTKKGHVVRFLKQGDKVKITIMFRGREQSRPELGFRLLQRLASDVEDLGFIESNPKQDGRNMIMVLGPHKKKTEAMAEAREAQAARKAERQGYAPDEHVDESPDAAEARAEAQAEAPSEA, from the coding sequence GTGTGGTGCTACCGAGGAGGATCCATCAGCGCCGAGCCCCGCATCAACGACCGGATTCGCGTTCCCGAGGTGCGACTGGTCGGTCCCAGTGGCGAGCAGGTCGGCATCGTGCCGCTTGCCAAGGCCCTGGAACTTGCACAGGAGTACGACCTGGACCTGGTCGAGGTCGCGGCGACAGCCCGTCCGCCCGTGTGCAAGCTCATGGACTACGGGAAGTTCAAGTACGAGTCGGCCATGAAGGCCCGTGAGGCGCGCAAGAACCAGGCGCACACGGTCATCAAGGAGATGAAGCTCCGGCCGAAGATCGACCCGCACGACTATGACACCAAGAAGGGTCACGTCGTCCGGTTCCTCAAGCAGGGTGACAAGGTCAAGATCACGATCATGTTCCGTGGTCGCGAGCAGTCCAGGCCGGAACTCGGCTTCCGACTGCTGCAGCGGCTCGCTTCGGACGTCGAGGACCTCGGGTTCATCGAGTCGAACCCGAAGCAGGACGGCCGAAACATGATCATGGTTCTCGGCCCGCACAAGAAGAAGACCGAGGCCATGGCCGAGGCACGCGAGGCGCAGGCCGCCCGCAAGGCCGAACGCCAGGGCTACGCGCCCGACGAGCATGTCGACGAGTCCCCGGACGCCGCCGAAGCTCGCGCCGAAGCCCAGGCCGAGGCACCTTCCGAAGCGTGA